The sequence TGTGCAGTTATTGGTCGCAGAGCACTCTCCGTCCAATTTGTTCAAACATCCTCGACTTACAGTGGTGCCCGTAGTCACCGTGTAGCATCCGATAGTCTGATTGTAAAGGGCCAGGTCGCAGGACTTCTTATCGTTCGCATCCTGTTGGGCGGCACAGTTGTCGCAAATGAGGCAGGATCCGGCGTCCCTTTGATACTGCAGCGTGTTGCACAAGTTTGTGTCGCATATAAGGCAATCGGGATCGGTGCTATCCGCCGCACACTTAATTGCCGTGTCAGCCGATGTACAGCCACGGGTCATATTGGTCTCAGACGTTCCGGTGGTGAAGCACTTGGCATCGGTTTGACTGCATCCCGTGATCATCGACTCCTCAAACTTATTGCAATCCGTTCCTGAGCAACTATAGCACTGCCGACGATCGGCGGGATATAAATTCGCATTGCAGAGAGACGTCGCACATGAGGTGCATGTGGCGCTCGAACAAGCGGTGCCACACAAAAGGCTCACCGTCTTGTTGCCATTCACCTGGCTCACACACTGCTGGCCCGCGCTGGACGGGCACACCGCATTGTATTTCGCATCCGTCACATTGGCCGTGGCACAATCCTCTAGCCCAAGGCATTCCTTGCACACAATGTTGGTATTGCAATTATCCGTTTGGCAGGACCAACAGGAGGGTGAAGTGCAGCTTGTTAATTGGCAGCCGCGAATTAGTGTTCCATCTGGAATAGATTAGAATGTATTCACCACACTACGCCTTTGGGTTATGGACCAACAATATTGGGGTACACAGAGAGAAGTGTctaagaacattgttcttgaattgagaacattcgttcttaaaaaccgtgtaagtacattttggtatcaatataagaacgaaatggtgagaagagaaaagtaaaatagagtttatttaacaactatTTGATACGTATACACTAAGGACTGAActaataatttatttgtacgtacaatgtacttaaataccgccaattcaacttgattcgagcaaaaaaaaaacattttcaacttacaaatgtcgttctatttttaagaacattttcaactcagatgagaacgtcagaattttctctgtgtaccTAAAATCAGGATATCTAATCTACTGTGAAAGTACTTGTCGTTAGGTATTTGAAAAAGCAATTAATAACAAGTAATACAAAAATTCACAATTCTATTTTAATACTCGGTTTTTAAATCGCTACGTAAGAAAATTGTACTATACTTCTTATTAATACTTATGCGTTCTACCTTAAATACGATATTCATTGATACGCCATATATGTATAATAGATTACTGCAGAAATgtgataacaaaattaaagtaTCTACAGAAGATAAGTTATGTATGTAATTGACAAACACAGCGTGGTAATTTCTATGGCAGTTATAATGAAACCCCAAATTACATATTTCATGCGATCCGTAACCCCCCCATTATTATCCATTTGATTATTCTACAGAAAGTTCATAGTAAAAGTCAGCCAGTGCATGATTCACTAAATAATGCATATTTTTATCGCTCGAAATTAATAAGTTAGTGTTAAAGATCTCGGAACAATAGGGATCAGTGCTATCAATAACAGAGATAATCGCTTATCGCTTGTAGCTAACCTGATCGATAAGGGGGGCCACTGCCACTGCCTGCATTTACCTTTGTCTAAGAATGTGAAATAGTCCGTCATGAGTCATACACACTCACCTTCGGATATCGAAGTAGAACAACCAGTCTCGCAATCTATTGAATTTTGGGTAGATGGACTCATAAGACAGTTCCCAGCGTCAGTTCCCGTTGAATTGCAAGAATAGCACGCTGTGTTAATTAAAGAGGGAAATCAGTTGGAAATCGTGTTAGGAAACTATCGGCTTACGTATGGCTACAGTACTGTCCAGCTGGCTGAAAACGACTGCTGTTATCAGAAAGACACATAAGTTATATCCTATCATGGCTCTCGCTTTTTGTAACGATCTCAATTGAAACTTCCGACTGGCTCGATCGACCACTGTTGGCTAACTGGCTGCCCTACTGTTTGGCAATACTTTTTTTACCCCCACTTACCTAGTCAATTTCTAATGAACTCACTGGTAACTGGCCAAGCTCTCTGTATGCAATGCTTATCTTaattatacatacatataactATATTCCCGGAGAATTTCAGTTCTCTTTTTGGTGATAACTTCAATACCCCGGCCCGGTGTGATAACAATTGTAGGTGTGTGCAACGCTATTCACATGCGATGGGTACTTACCATAGCCGTACGAAGTTTGCATTTGCTATGGCCAAAAGCTTTTTAGCCACTTTAAAAGTTAACCCATTGCTAACGAAAATAAAAGTATCAATTTTAAAAGACATGATAAATAACTAAATCCTAATTGTGAACCATCTACAAGGGTAAATCCAAAAATATAGAACCCTTCTGATTCCTTTAAGACCCTCAAATATTTAGCATTCAGCTTTTCAACATATTTTTGGCAGCACAAAAAGCTGTATAATGGTTTGTGTATTGACTTGAGTTTCCCAGGGTttcaaagttttaaaaaaacatatattttatggTTAAAAACGATTTCCCAAAAAACGATCCAATCACAATAGCTCTGTTGAGTCTGcacatttcaatttttttgtttatttattaaagtaTTTAAACGTAACTTTTTAAGtatgcataaatacataaaagaaaaaacacaCTGTTATCTCACCTCTATATTGGAGCCATTGTCCAAATGCCTACAACTCGTCAGTAGACTCCACCGTCCTGACGATAGCCCATCGATTACACACCGTATTGACTCAGACAAAATATTGATCATAGATGCTGGACGGGCTGGGAAGTGTGTTTCA is a genomic window of Drosophila suzukii chromosome 2L, CBGP_Dsuzu_IsoJpt1.0, whole genome shotgun sequence containing:
- the LOC108007181 gene encoding keratin-associated protein 10-6; this translates as MIGYNLCVFLITAVVFSQLDSTVAIPCYSCNSTGTDAGNCLMSPSTQNSIDCETGCSTSISEDGTLIRGCQLTSCTSPSCWSCQTDNCNTNIVCKECLGLEDCATANVTDAKYNAVCPSSAGQQCVSQVNGNKTVSLLCGTACSSATCTSCATSLCNANLYPADRRQCYSCSGTDCNKFEESMITGCSQTDAKCFTTGTSETNMTRGCTSADTAIKCAADSTDPDCLICDTNLCNTLQYQRDAGSCLICDNCAAQQDANDKKSCDLALYNQTIGCYTVTTGTTVSRGCLNKLDGECSATNNCTSCSESGCNVAAVDVAFECIACISNEVADCWSATKPEELPVVKCDNGTCFSGIWRGLGVRDCFTSASQLMQYQCDHKVEGHQCTTCTTPTKCNKDPFNGAASLSQMGVVGLLMTLMLALRSSL